The Sporosarcina luteola genome contains a region encoding:
- a CDS encoding DUF2294 domain-containing protein, which produces MSKKIHEFNDIIRKLRKDLFGKGPERITTIFVDNMAISTLYGNLTPTEKFIAGTNDGKEMVHMARTRMIQEVYAVSPPEGLEEVVGAKFVHLFSDIKLEDDIAVSVFLFDRIIDQ; this is translated from the coding sequence GTGTCAAAAAAAATCCATGAATTCAATGATATTATCAGGAAGCTGAGAAAAGACCTCTTCGGCAAGGGTCCAGAAAGGATTACCACAATATTTGTCGACAATATGGCAATCTCGACACTTTACGGGAATTTGACACCTACCGAAAAATTCATCGCAGGCACAAATGATGGCAAAGAGATGGTCCATATGGCCAGGACAAGAATGATACAAGAAGTATATGCTGTCTCACCTCCAGAAGGTCTTGAGGAGGTAGTTGGCGCTAAATTCGTCCATCTATTCTCAGACATCAAATTGGAGGACGATATTGCTGTTTCTGTATTCTTGTTCGATAGGATTATTGATCAATGA
- the fdhF gene encoding formate dehydrogenase subunit alpha produces the protein MSIKVNGKVSPFREGMTILQVVNEQQIEHPQICYLPEVDPIETCDTCIVEVNGRLVRACSTKAEYGMDVQLNSMRAKEAQTEAMDRILENHLLYCTVCDNNNGNCKIHNTVDMMGIEEQKYPYEPKCTQDSVDFTHPFYRYDPNQCIACGQCVEACQNLQVNETLSMDWKRDRPIVLWDGGAKINDSSCVGCGHCVTVCPCNALMEKSMLGEAGFMTGMKEEILTPMIDLVKDVEPGYSGIMAISDAEAAMRDTRTKKTKTVCTFCGVGCSFEVWTKDRKILKIQPVSEAPVNAISTCVKGKFGWDFVNSEERLTTPLIRKGDSFVEATWKEALDLVAERLGSIHKEYGEDSVGVISSSKITNEENYVIQKLARQVFKTNNVDNCSRYCQSPATDGLFRTVGMGGDAGTIKDIAKAGLVIIVGANPAEGHPVLATRVKRAHKLHGQKLIVADLRKHEMAERSDIFISPKQGTDQVWLMAVTKYLIDKGWHDAAFIRENVHHFDEFKDVLKTYTLDFAEHVTGVPKEMLIQTAEMIRDADGTCILWGMGVTQNTGGSDTSAAISNLLLATGNYRRPGAGAYPLRGHNNVQGACDMGTLPGWLPGYQHVTDNAAREKFERAYGVEIGNKPGLDNIQMLHAIDEGIMKAMYIVGEDMALVDSNANHVHDVLSKLDFLVVQDIFFSRTARYADVILPAVPSLEKDGTFTNTERRVQRLYKALPELGDAKADWWIVQEIATRLGANWQFTHPSEIFAEMASLSPLFSKADYSNMENWNSFLWGSLDGESTPLLYVDGFNFPDGKARFALSDWVEPVKYDDEFDLHINNGRMLEHFHEGNLTNKSAGIQSKVPEIFVEVSPELAKERGVLSGSLVRLVSPHGALRLPALVTERVKGNELFLPMNSVEKESAINFLTGTAVDQRTNTPAFKQAKVRMEVIRTEGENPLPASNHRNKKRHPQDGVEVERKWARPGYEHLTDQVEKG, from the coding sequence ATGTCAATCAAAGTTAATGGAAAGGTATCGCCGTTCAGGGAAGGCATGACTATATTACAAGTGGTCAATGAACAGCAGATTGAGCATCCACAAATCTGCTATTTGCCTGAAGTGGACCCCATTGAAACGTGCGATACATGTATCGTTGAAGTAAATGGCCGTCTTGTTCGTGCTTGTTCAACAAAAGCCGAATATGGAATGGATGTCCAATTGAACTCTATGCGCGCAAAGGAAGCGCAAACGGAAGCAATGGATCGGATCCTTGAAAACCACTTATTATATTGCACTGTTTGTGATAACAACAATGGCAACTGTAAAATCCATAACACGGTTGACATGATGGGAATCGAGGAACAAAAATATCCATACGAGCCAAAATGCACACAAGACAGTGTGGATTTCACACATCCATTTTATCGTTATGATCCGAATCAATGCATAGCTTGTGGCCAATGTGTAGAAGCATGTCAAAACCTGCAAGTGAATGAAACACTTAGTATGGACTGGAAAAGGGATCGGCCGATTGTCCTCTGGGATGGTGGCGCGAAGATCAATGATTCCTCCTGCGTCGGCTGCGGCCATTGCGTCACTGTTTGCCCTTGTAATGCATTGATGGAGAAGTCCATGCTTGGGGAAGCCGGATTCATGACTGGGATGAAAGAAGAGATTCTAACTCCGATGATTGATCTCGTGAAAGACGTGGAGCCTGGATATAGCGGTATCATGGCCATTTCGGATGCAGAAGCGGCGATGCGTGATACAAGAACGAAGAAAACAAAAACGGTTTGTACTTTCTGCGGGGTAGGGTGTTCATTTGAAGTTTGGACAAAGGACAGAAAAATCCTGAAGATCCAGCCTGTTTCAGAAGCACCCGTCAATGCAATATCGACTTGTGTCAAAGGAAAGTTCGGTTGGGATTTCGTCAACAGCGAAGAACGATTGACGACTCCGCTCATCCGGAAAGGGGATTCATTCGTCGAAGCCACCTGGAAGGAAGCCTTGGATTTGGTGGCGGAGCGTTTGGGATCCATCCATAAGGAATATGGCGAAGATAGTGTTGGTGTCATATCATCTTCAAAAATCACCAATGAAGAGAACTATGTGATCCAAAAGCTTGCGAGGCAAGTGTTCAAGACGAATAACGTCGACAACTGTTCACGTTACTGTCAATCGCCGGCGACCGATGGGTTATTCAGGACTGTTGGAATGGGTGGCGACGCGGGAACGATCAAAGACATAGCAAAGGCGGGTCTTGTGATCATCGTTGGAGCAAACCCTGCTGAAGGACATCCCGTTCTCGCCACGCGTGTTAAGCGGGCTCATAAACTACATGGTCAGAAATTGATCGTTGCTGATTTGCGCAAGCATGAAATGGCGGAGCGATCCGATATTTTCATCAGTCCGAAGCAGGGAACTGACCAAGTATGGCTGATGGCGGTAACGAAATATCTGATTGACAAGGGCTGGCATGATGCGGCCTTCATACGTGAAAACGTCCACCATTTTGATGAGTTCAAAGATGTATTGAAAACATATACGCTTGATTTTGCCGAGCATGTGACTGGTGTGCCGAAAGAAATGCTGATCCAGACGGCTGAAATGATCCGCGATGCGGATGGTACATGTATTTTATGGGGAATGGGAGTTACTCAAAATACTGGCGGGTCGGACACTTCCGCTGCGATTTCTAACTTACTTCTAGCTACCGGGAATTATCGCAGGCCAGGCGCAGGTGCGTATCCATTACGTGGCCATAACAATGTCCAAGGTGCTTGTGATATGGGTACTCTTCCAGGATGGCTGCCAGGCTATCAGCACGTAACGGATAATGCTGCACGTGAAAAATTCGAGCGCGCATATGGGGTTGAAATTGGCAATAAGCCAGGACTGGATAATATTCAAATGTTGCATGCGATCGATGAGGGCATCATGAAAGCGATGTATATCGTCGGTGAAGATATGGCGCTCGTCGATTCCAATGCAAATCATGTGCATGACGTCTTATCCAAACTCGATTTCCTAGTAGTCCAAGATATATTCTTCTCTAGGACTGCAAGATATGCAGACGTAATCTTACCGGCGGTACCTTCCTTGGAGAAGGATGGGACATTTACGAACACGGAGAGAAGAGTTCAGCGATTGTATAAAGCTTTGCCGGAATTAGGGGATGCGAAGGCCGATTGGTGGATTGTCCAGGAAATCGCTACAAGACTCGGGGCTAATTGGCAGTTTACACATCCGAGTGAAATCTTCGCTGAAATGGCCAGTCTTTCACCGTTGTTCAGCAAGGCCGATTACAGTAATATGGAAAACTGGAATAGCTTTTTGTGGGGAAGTCTTGACGGTGAAAGTACTCCGTTACTATATGTCGATGGATTTAATTTCCCTGATGGAAAAGCAAGGTTTGCCTTGTCCGATTGGGTGGAACCGGTCAAATACGATGACGAATTCGACTTGCATATTAATAACGGCAGGATGCTTGAGCATTTCCATGAAGGGAACTTGACGAATAAATCTGCTGGAATTCAATCGAAAGTGCCTGAAATCTTCGTGGAAGTATCTCCAGAACTTGCAAAAGAGAGGGGAGTTCTCAGCGGCTCGTTAGTAAGGCTCGTGTCACCGCACGGAGCACTACGTCTTCCTGCTCTAGTGACCGAAAGGGTGAAGGGGAATGAATTATTCCTTCCGATGAACTCGGTTGAAAAAGAATCGGCGATAAACTTCCTGACGGGAACGGCGGTCGATCAAAGGACCAATACTCCTGCTTTCAAACAAGCAAAAGTCCGCATGGAGGTTATACGCACGGAAGGCGAAAATCCGTTGCCGGCAAGCAACCATCGAAATAAAAAACGGCATCCTCAAGATGGGGTTGAAGTTGAACGGAAATGGGCGAGACCTGGTTACGAGCATCTGACAGATCAAGTGGAGAAAGGGTGA
- a CDS encoding DUF1641 domain-containing protein: MAAPITSIKRIELTPEEQQQQKMSELQSLISEQQQSLNKIIQITAELDNAGVLDAVTAMVKAKDEIAGIAVKQASREPMTNLINNLLNATGLLTTINPEVTAKLTDNITKGIEEAELYKGNGDKVSILQVMTALNDPHINQAVKYGLNFLKGMGKGLNE; this comes from the coding sequence ATGGCAGCGCCGATTACTTCAATTAAAAGAATAGAACTTACTCCTGAGGAGCAGCAGCAACAGAAAATGTCAGAACTGCAATCCCTCATTTCGGAACAGCAACAATCATTGAATAAAATCATTCAAATAACCGCTGAATTGGACAACGCAGGCGTGTTGGATGCAGTAACCGCAATGGTGAAAGCGAAAGACGAGATTGCGGGCATTGCTGTGAAGCAAGCTTCACGGGAGCCGATGACAAATCTCATTAATAATTTGTTGAACGCAACGGGTCTTTTGACAACAATTAATCCGGAAGTCACCGCAAAATTGACGGATAACATCACAAAGGGGATTGAGGAAGCCGAACTGTATAAAGGGAACGGGGATAAAGTTTCCATTTTGCAGGTTATGACAGCACTCAACGATCCTCATATAAATCAAGCAGTGAAATACGGTCTAAATTTCCTGAAAGGGATGGGAAAAGGATTAAATGAGTGA
- a CDS encoding Yip1 family protein — MQNNENEASGQLVNPWTSVWLHPRQTVQYVMDYKNGSFVLMIAAITGVIHFLDQATGNELFENWNIAAVLLVALLAGPVIGVIGLYIASGIYHAFSLMLGGLGTFEETRRAFTVSSIIIVIGGLIWIPDLLILGQGNFSSDYDFSIGQLGWSMISLIVNFIVGIWSLIVLIAAIAEVHRFSAWKATLAVILPILILVVILLVMIGLTAPTLF, encoded by the coding sequence ATGCAAAATAATGAAAATGAAGCTTCAGGTCAACTAGTAAACCCGTGGACATCCGTATGGCTTCACCCGAGACAGACAGTCCAATATGTTATGGATTATAAAAACGGAAGTTTTGTTCTTATGATTGCTGCAATTACGGGCGTTATACACTTTCTCGATCAAGCAACGGGTAATGAGCTATTTGAGAACTGGAATATTGCAGCTGTTCTATTAGTGGCATTACTTGCTGGACCGGTCATAGGCGTGATTGGCCTTTATATCGCATCAGGTATCTACCATGCTTTTTCACTGATGCTGGGTGGATTGGGAACATTTGAGGAAACGCGGAGGGCATTTACAGTTTCCAGCATTATTATTGTCATTGGAGGCCTTATTTGGATACCTGATCTGCTTATTTTAGGGCAGGGCAATTTCTCAAGTGATTATGATTTCTCAATTGGACAATTAGGGTGGTCAATGATTTCATTAATCGTCAACTTCATTGTAGGAATTTGGTCGTTGATTGTCCTAATAGCGGCAATCGCTGAAGTTCATCGATTTTCAGCATGGAAAGCCACCTTGGCCGTCATCCTGCCAATTCTAATCCTTGTTGTCATCTTGCTCGTTATGATTGGATTGACAGCTCCAACATTATTTTGA
- a CDS encoding MBL fold metallo-hydrolase — MDRSSSTERFQPMTSVMSGQGVEVAPDLYCYTIQIVNVIFYGFAGEGNDWVLIDAGMPKSAEKIKEEAEKRFGKNNPPKAIILTHAHFDHIGGLIDLLEIWDVPVYAHELELPYITGHKNYPEPDTTVEGGMVAKLSFMFPHEGIDIGSRAHELSIDHTVPFMPDWKWIHTPGHSEGHISLFRNEDHAMIVGDAFVTVKQDELYKVFTQEKEIGGPPRYLTPNWETAEQSVEILAALRPEIAITGHGVPVRGQWLHENLDRLASDFQAIAVPDHGKYVDDSN, encoded by the coding sequence ATGGATAGAAGTTCTTCTACCGAGAGATTTCAACCGATGACATCGGTGATGAGTGGACAAGGAGTAGAAGTCGCTCCTGATTTGTACTGTTATACAATTCAAATTGTAAACGTCATCTTTTACGGATTTGCTGGCGAAGGTAATGATTGGGTTCTGATTGATGCGGGAATGCCGAAATCGGCTGAAAAGATAAAGGAAGAAGCTGAAAAGAGATTCGGTAAAAATAATCCGCCTAAAGCAATCATCCTGACTCATGCACATTTCGATCACATCGGTGGTTTGATTGATCTATTGGAAATTTGGGATGTACCTGTATATGCGCATGAGTTGGAGCTTCCTTATATTACTGGGCATAAGAATTACCCGGAACCTGACACGACTGTAGAAGGAGGAATGGTTGCAAAGCTATCATTCATGTTTCCTCATGAAGGTATAGACATCGGCTCAAGAGCACATGAGTTGTCTATTGACCATACAGTTCCCTTCATGCCTGATTGGAAATGGATTCATACACCTGGACATTCTGAGGGGCATATATCCTTATTTCGCAATGAAGATCATGCAATGATTGTCGGAGATGCTTTCGTTACAGTAAAACAGGATGAACTCTATAAAGTGTTTACTCAAGAAAAGGAAATTGGTGGCCCGCCCCGCTATTTGACTCCTAATTGGGAAACAGCAGAACAATCCGTCGAAATTTTAGCTGCGTTACGGCCGGAAATTGCTATTACGGGGCACGGTGTCCCTGTCCGAGGACAATGGTTGCATGAGAATTTAGATCGTTTGGCGTCAGACTTTCAAGCGATTGCAGTGCCGGATCATGGGAAGTATGTCGACGATTCCAACTAA
- a CDS encoding amino acid ABC transporter substrate-binding protein — MKKYLTLFILSIIALLVVTGCGNSKTTGKSGGKDVLVIGVDDKFAPMGFRDDNNKLTGFDIEYAEAAAEHMGMEVKFQPIDWKTKETELSSGRIDLIWNGYTITDERKGKVLFTKPYLKNAQVVATLANSDIAALKDLSGKKVGLQGLSSAADALNANPIRSEIKSVSEYSDNVLALSDLKSGRVDAVIIDEVVIDYYMSIKEGAYKVLDESLAPEEYGVGVKKGNEELLEKLQNALDKMNEDGSAAKISTKWFGEDKVLK, encoded by the coding sequence ATGAAGAAGTATTTGACGCTATTCATCCTATCAATAATTGCATTGCTCGTCGTAACAGGTTGCGGGAATTCCAAAACAACCGGAAAGTCAGGCGGAAAAGATGTTCTTGTCATCGGTGTAGATGATAAATTCGCTCCAATGGGTTTCCGGGATGATAACAATAAACTCACTGGATTTGATATTGAATATGCTGAGGCAGCAGCGGAGCATATGGGTATGGAAGTGAAATTCCAGCCGATTGATTGGAAAACAAAAGAAACGGAATTAAGCAGTGGACGAATTGATTTGATCTGGAATGGGTATACAATCACGGATGAACGAAAAGGAAAAGTTCTTTTTACAAAACCTTATTTAAAAAACGCGCAAGTTGTAGCAACGTTAGCAAATTCCGATATTGCAGCTCTAAAAGACCTATCTGGGAAAAAAGTAGGTCTGCAAGGTCTTTCCTCAGCAGCGGACGCTCTGAACGCAAATCCAATCCGTTCTGAAATCAAGTCCGTCTCCGAATATTCGGATAATGTTCTTGCGCTTTCTGACTTGAAATCTGGCCGTGTTGACGCGGTCATCATTGACGAAGTTGTCATTGATTATTATATGTCCATAAAGGAAGGCGCATATAAAGTATTGGACGAGTCCTTAGCGCCTGAGGAATATGGAGTAGGTGTGAAAAAAGGCAACGAAGAATTGCTTGAAAAGCTTCAAAACGCTCTTGATAAAATGAATGAAGACGGCAGTGCTGCAAAAATCTCCACGAAATGGTTCGGGGAAGATAAAGTACTTAAATAA
- a CDS encoding amino acid ABC transporter permease, whose amino-acid sequence MSIDYFISILIPMLEGARATVLLFLIAIIVSIPLGFLLTLIVRSSIKPLAYLANAYIYLMRGTPLLLQLLFIVFGLPLIPVIGEYLVLDRFTAACLGFILNYAAYFAEIFRGGLLAIDKGQFEAAKVLGLNRWQTMRKVVFPQMFRIALPAVANESVTLVKDTALLYAVAVPELLHFAQTAVNRDFTITPFLLAGVIYLIITLCLTLFFKWLERRLRFD is encoded by the coding sequence ATGTCTATAGACTATTTTATTTCCATTTTAATACCAATGCTCGAAGGAGCCCGAGCGACAGTCCTATTATTCCTAATAGCCATCATCGTCTCAATCCCGCTTGGCTTCCTACTGACTTTGATTGTCAGAAGTTCCATCAAACCGTTAGCTTATTTAGCGAATGCATATATTTATTTGATGCGGGGAACGCCGCTCTTGCTGCAGCTCCTGTTCATTGTTTTCGGTTTGCCGCTTATTCCGGTCATCGGGGAATATCTGGTTCTTGACCGGTTTACCGCAGCATGTTTAGGATTCATTTTGAATTACGCAGCTTATTTCGCGGAAATTTTCCGCGGCGGTCTCCTTGCTATCGACAAAGGTCAGTTCGAAGCGGCGAAAGTGCTCGGATTGAATAGATGGCAGACAATGCGAAAAGTTGTATTCCCTCAAATGTTCCGCATCGCGTTGCCCGCAGTGGCGAATGAGTCTGTCACTTTGGTGAAGGATACGGCTTTACTCTATGCAGTAGCGGTCCCTGAACTGTTGCATTTTGCACAAACAGCGGTCAACCGTGACTTCACAATAACACCATTTTTGCTGGCAGGAGTCATCTATTTAATAATTACATTGTGTTTGACTCTGTTCTTCAAATGGTTGGAGAGACGTTTACGGTTTGATTAA
- a CDS encoding amino acid ABC transporter ATP-binding protein, which translates to MPILKVENIKKSFGPLEVLKQISFEVNKNDVIAVIGPSGSGKSTMLRSLVHLEELDGGSISVNGNYIVKDGIYSKPQQLKEITSEMGMVFQHFNLFPHLTVLENLELAPKLLKKGSAEQTRELSMELLSKVGLSDKADVLPSKLSGGQKQRVAIARALMRKPEVLLFDEPTSALDPELTGEVLRVMKDLAQEDMTMVVVTHEMEFAKEVANKAIFMDKGEIVESGSPVDLLSNPQMERTKAFLYRTLSK; encoded by the coding sequence ATGCCAATTCTTAAAGTGGAAAACATAAAAAAATCATTCGGTCCGCTTGAAGTGCTTAAGCAGATTAGTTTTGAAGTGAATAAAAACGATGTCATCGCTGTCATCGGTCCATCCGGATCGGGGAAAAGTACGATGCTCAGAAGTCTTGTCCATTTAGAGGAGTTGGATGGGGGAAGTATTTCAGTTAATGGAAATTATATTGTTAAGGATGGCATTTATTCAAAACCTCAGCAATTGAAAGAGATTACTTCCGAAATGGGGATGGTGTTTCAACATTTCAATCTGTTTCCGCACTTGACTGTATTGGAAAACCTGGAACTGGCACCAAAGCTATTGAAAAAGGGAAGCGCGGAACAAACCCGTGAATTGAGCATGGAGTTGTTGTCGAAAGTCGGGCTGTCAGATAAGGCTGATGTATTGCCGTCCAAGCTTTCGGGAGGCCAGAAACAAAGGGTGGCCATTGCCCGTGCCTTAATGAGGAAGCCTGAAGTTCTCCTATTCGATGAACCAACATCGGCTCTTGATCCGGAATTGACGGGGGAAGTGCTTCGTGTCATGAAGGACCTTGCTCAAGAAGATATGACAATGGTTGTTGTCACACATGAAATGGAATTTGCAAAAGAGGTTGCTAACAAAGCCATCTTCATGGATAAAGGGGAAATCGTCGAATCTGGAAGTCCCGTAGATTTATTAAGTAATCCACAAATGGAAAGGACAAAAGCATTTTTATATCGTACACTGTCCAAATGA
- a CDS encoding DUF420 domain-containing protein — translation MIQSTEEKPFEKRNYRPAIIILSIVLIGVIGLLSGRQGVEDFDAFDVTILPLINAILNSFTFLFLVGALIAIKKRNVGVHKKFIYAAFCTTALFLVTYVAFHYLAPSTPYGGSGILAGIYYFVLITHIILAAAIVPLALTSVARAWNREYERHRKIVRWTMPIWLYVSFTGVLVYILISPYY, via the coding sequence ATGATTCAATCCACTGAAGAAAAGCCGTTCGAAAAAAGAAATTACCGGCCGGCTATCATCATTTTATCAATTGTTTTAATAGGCGTTATCGGACTTTTATCAGGCAGGCAAGGGGTGGAGGATTTCGATGCGTTTGATGTTACCATCCTTCCTTTGATAAATGCCATATTAAATAGCTTCACTTTCCTATTCTTAGTCGGAGCCCTCATTGCCATAAAGAAAAGAAATGTGGGTGTCCATAAGAAATTCATTTATGCCGCATTTTGTACGACCGCTTTATTCCTCGTCACATATGTCGCTTTTCATTATTTGGCGCCATCCACTCCATATGGCGGGAGCGGCATCTTGGCAGGGATCTATTATTTTGTACTCATCACCCATATAATACTTGCAGCTGCAATTGTTCCACTCGCATTAACGAGTGTGGCAAGGGCTTGGAACAGGGAGTATGAGCGTCATCGTAAAATAGTGAGATGGACAATGCCGATCTGGTTATATGTCAGCTTTACCGGTGTTCTCGTTTATATTCTGATCTCTCCATATTATTAA
- a CDS encoding general stress protein, producing MVQRHVVGYYDNESEAVAAIEELKRQGYTSNDISILSKDRDHVDYIEEQTGTHAADGAATGAATGGLLGGLGGVLAGIGALAIPGIGPIIAAGPIVAGITGAAAGAGVGGLAGALIGMGIPEEEAHRYNDYFNEGKILVLVDGEYRDTRLDYPDRPLI from the coding sequence ATGGTACAACGACATGTAGTAGGTTATTATGACAACGAATCGGAAGCTGTTGCTGCAATTGAAGAGTTGAAACGACAAGGTTACACTTCTAATGATATTTCCATCCTTAGTAAGGACAGAGATCATGTAGATTACATTGAGGAACAAACAGGAACGCATGCTGCAGATGGTGCTGCTACAGGTGCAGCAACTGGCGGCTTGCTCGGTGGACTAGGTGGAGTTTTAGCAGGTATCGGAGCGCTTGCAATTCCTGGTATCGGGCCGATCATTGCTGCGGGACCGATTGTAGCAGGAATTACCGGTGCTGCTGCAGGAGCGGGAGTCGGCGGACTTGCCGGCGCATTGATCGGGATGGGCATTCCGGAAGAGGAAGCGCATCGCTATAATGATTATTTCAATGAAGGTAAGATTCTTGTGTTAGTAGATGGTGAGTATAGAGATACACGTTTGGACTATCCAGATCGACCACTCATTTAA
- a CDS encoding DUF421 domain-containing protein — MDYLLNGMKLIIGLIALMAVIRLLGKKHLAEMTPYDIIYLIMFGGLLEETLYDEKITIWMFLFAVTVWAAAIFTVEKLVLKFNRLRILLKGEPDQLISNGKIHRKAFKKNQLEMEQVRTMLRQQGIFSLREVRDMYIEPGGQVSINTFAKYKSVVADDLGIEKKEEEPSVLLIDNGEVKSEVLNAIGKSSEWLQEGIGAKGYDHVAEILYCEWSETDGFYIKGFADTIELNGHQPS, encoded by the coding sequence ATGGATTATCTACTAAATGGAATGAAACTTATTATAGGATTGATAGCTTTAATGGCTGTCATTCGGCTGTTAGGCAAGAAGCATTTGGCTGAAATGACTCCGTATGACATCATCTATTTGATAATGTTTGGTGGTCTACTTGAAGAAACTTTATATGACGAAAAAATCACGATATGGATGTTTCTGTTTGCAGTTACTGTATGGGCTGCAGCTATATTCACAGTTGAAAAGTTGGTGCTCAAATTCAATCGATTGCGTATTCTTCTAAAAGGGGAGCCCGATCAATTAATTTCAAACGGAAAAATTCATCGGAAAGCGTTTAAGAAAAATCAATTGGAAATGGAGCAGGTTCGAACAATGCTTCGTCAACAAGGGATATTTTCCTTGAGGGAAGTCCGCGACATGTACATTGAACCAGGAGGCCAAGTTTCTATTAATACGTTCGCAAAATATAAGTCAGTCGTAGCTGATGATTTGGGAATCGAAAAGAAGGAAGAGGAACCGAGTGTGTTGCTCATCGATAATGGTGAAGTGAAATCGGAAGTCCTGAACGCCATTGGTAAATCCAGCGAATGGCTGCAGGAAGGGATCGGTGCGAAAGGATATGATCATGTGGCTGAGATACTTTACTGTGAATGGTCAGAAACTGACGGGTTCTACATTAAAGGATTTGCTGATACTATAGAGTTGAATGGACATCAGCCAAGCTGA